From Rutidosis leptorrhynchoides isolate AG116_Rl617_1_P2 chromosome 3, CSIRO_AGI_Rlap_v1, whole genome shotgun sequence, a single genomic window includes:
- the LOC139896659 gene encoding DExH-box ATP-dependent RNA helicase DExH18, mitochondrial-like — MATNPAKRILRVYSSSRFDLSKVRYFSYYNQIYSLPTEPHNRSTQTHQSFCFNHPNLTQLNKPSLLGLHSRVPNLNKKLYCTHGDDNNNNNIEDDKTSDHVSESKSHGLAHVGAVDPVELYRRLKDGPNSRKIELEELDELKEIFGCFSRSGWASNQALAIYIGASFFPTAAHKFQNFVFKNCGRDIVDHLLSLGPGIEAERFLFPIFVEFCLEQFPDEIKKFRAMISSADLTKPETWFPFARAIKRKIVYHCGPTNSGKTYNALQRFMEAKKGIYCSPLRLLAMEVFDKVNSLGVYCSLLTGQEKKYVPFGNHTACTVEMVSTDELYEVAVIDEIQMMSDLYRGYAWTRALLGLQADEIHLCGDPSVLGIVRKICQETGDELIENHYERFKPLVVESKTLLGDIRKVRAGDCVVVFSRLDIYEVKRAIEMHTNHKCCVIYGALPPETRRHQANLFNEQDNEYDILVASDAVGMGLNLNIRRIVFYSLSKYDGDKILPVPASQVKQIAGRAGRRGSIYPDGLATTLHLKDLDYLIECLQKPFDDVTKVGLFPFYEQVELFASKIADVTFSQLLQKFGENCRLDGSYFLCKHDHIKKIANMLEKVAGLSLEDRFKFCFAPVNIRDPKAMYHLLKFAQLYSENVPVNLYMGMPKCSARNDTELLDLETKHQVVSMYLWLSNHFKEEMFPYVKKAEAMSTDIAELLGQSLIKASWKPESRNQRKKSNDKEDGFDRPRSLVKLQEKKRQEKSLHDLEKVTV; from the exons ATGGCAACAAACCCTGCAAAACGTATTCTCCGTGTTTATTCATCTTCACGATTCGATCTTTCAAAGGTAAGATATTTTTCATATTACAATCAAATTTATTCATTACCCACTGAACCCCATAATCGTTCAACACAAACCCACCAATCTTTTTGCTTTAATCACCCTAATTTAACCCAATTGAATAAGCCCTCCCTTTTAGGTTTACACTCTAGGGTTCCTAATCTTAATAAAAAATTATATTGTACCCatggtgatgataataataataataatattgaagatGATAAAACTAGTGATCATGTATCTGAATCAAAAAGCCATGGACTTGCACATGTTGGAGCCGTTGATCCTGTAGAACTTTATCGTAGGCTTAAAGATGGACCGAATTCAAGAAAAATAGAGTTAGAAGAGTTGGATGAACTTAAAGAAATTTTTGGGTGTTTTAGCAGATCTGGATGGGCTTCAAATCAAGCTCTAGCTATATACATTGGTGCTTCTTTTTTCCCAACTGCTGCTCATAAATTTCAAAACTTTGTCTTTAAAAATTGCGGTCGTGATATCGTCGATCACTTGTTGTCATTGGGTCCCGGTATAGAAGCCGAGCGGTTTCTTTTTCCTATATTTGTCGAATTCTGTTTAGAACAGTTCCCTGATGAGATTAAGAAATTTAGGGCTATGATTTCGTCTGCAGACTTAACAAAACCCGAGACATGGTTCCCGTTTGCTAGGGCCATTAAGCGTAAGATTGTATATCATTGTGGCCCAACTAATAGTGGTAAGACTTATAATGCTTTGCAAAGATTTATGGAAGCAAAAAAGGGTATTTATTGCAGTCCTCTTCGGCTTTTGGCTATGGAAGTTTTTGATAAGGTTAACTCGTTAGGTGTGTATTGTAGTTTACTTACGGGTCAAGAAAAAAAGTATGTTCCTTTCGGGAATCATACTGCTTGCACAGTTGAAATGGTTTCTACAGATGAGTTGTATGAAGTGGCTGTTATTGATGAAATTCAAATGATGTCAGATTTGTACAGAGGGTACGCGTGGACGCGCGCTTTGCTCGGTTTGCAAGCTGACGAGATACATTTATGTGGGGACCCAAGTGTGTTAGGTATCGTTAGAAAAATTTGTCAAGAAACGGGCGATGAGTTGATCGAAAATCATTATGAAAGATTTAAACCTTTAGTGGTTGAATCCAAGACTTTACTAGGAGACATTAGAAAGGTTCGTGCGGgtgattgtgttgttgtgttttcgAGACTAGATATATACGAAGTTAAAAGAGCTATCGAAATGCACACGAATCATAAATGTTGTGTTATTTACGGTGCATTGCCACCCGAGACTCGTAGGCACCAAGCTAATTTGTTTAACGAACAAGATAATGAGTATGACATTTTGGTTGCAAGTGATGCAGTTGGAATGGGGTTGAATCTCAATATAAGACGGATTGTTTTTTATAGTCTTTCAAAGTACGATGGTGATAAAATATTGCCCGTACCCGCATCACAAGTGAAGCAAATAGCGGGTCGGGCGGGTCGTAGAGGTAGTATTTACCCCGACGGGCTTGCAACCACCTTACATTTAAAAGATTTGGATTACTTAATTGAATGCTTACAGAAACCGTTCGATGATGTAACCAAAGTTGGTTTGTTCCCGTTTTACGAGCAAGTTGAATTATTTGCTAGTAAAATTGCAGACGTTACTTTCTCCCAATTACTTCAAAAATTCGGTGAAAATTGTCGTTTAGACGGGTCATACTTTTTGTGCAAACATGATCACATAAAAAAAATTGCTAATATGTTGGAGaaagtagcaggattatctctcgaAGACCGTTTTAAGTTTTGTTTTGCTCCGGTTAATATTAGGGACCCAAAAGCGATGTATCATTTATTAAAATTTGCTCAATTGTATTCTGAAAACGTACCTGTTAATCTATATATGGGTATGCCAAAATGTTCTGCTCGAAATGATACCGAGTTGTTAGATCTTGAGACAAAACATCAAGTTGTGTCTATGTATTTATGGTTGTCGAATCATTTTAAGGAAGAAATGTTTCCTTATGTTAAAAAAGCCGAAGCGATGTCAACTGATATTGCAGAGTTATTAGGTCAATCGCTTATTAAAGCGAGTTGGAAACCTGAATCGAGAAATCAAAGGAAAAAGTCAAACGATAAGGAGGATGGTTTTGATAGACCAAGATCTTTGGTTAAGTTGCAAGAAAA GAAGAGGCAAGAAAAGAGTTTACATGATCTAGAGAAGGTAACTGTCTAA